TTGTGCAAAAGTCCCAATAGCCATCAGTGTCATGACAAATATAATAAGTATTTGGACCGTTGATATATATCCAACTATTATAGCCATATTTATCCCCGTTATAACTATATTCTCCATTTGCCGTAGCATAGGTACCGGTTATGCCTGAAACGTAAAGTTTATCTACTGCAAATGCAGAAGAAGACAACAACATTACCAGCAAAAAGCAAACAATCCCCGCCCACTTTTTAAGAAATAAACCCCGCATGTTTTTCATTCGGTTGCACTCATTGTTATGTAGTTCTTTTCCATGCTGGTTTGTGATTAATGTAAAACATGCGTGTTTCATATTGTATTAATTTTAGTTATAAAATAAGCACCTACCCCCGGTTTTCCGGGAAGCAGGTGCTGGTATTAATTTTTAAATAGTTCCTTTTGAAATAGTAAACGTATAGGTTTTCGACGTTGATCCACCAGGTGAACTTGTAACAATTGTTACTGCTGTAGTTCCCGAGGAATTCAATGGTATTGAACCCGATGTTCCACCCGATGGTATCTGCACATTGTTCACCTTTATAGTTACAGAGGCATCGCGAGCTGTTGGCGAAACCGTTACTGCTGTTGAACCTGTTAGTACGGTAACCGAATATTCGGTTTGAGTATCGATCATTGTTACAGTTACACTGCCTGGGGTGATGCCACGCCCTGAATAGTTAAACACTACATGATCGAGCAGTAAATTTGCATCGGCACTGGCTCTTGTAATGGTTATCGTGTACGTATAACTTACTCCATCGGCAGTTACCACAATTGGGATTGCATTGCTGCCAACTGCAATATCGAAAGCTTTCGACACTACTCCACTTTGAACTGTTTCTCCTTTTATGGTAATGGTAGCCGTGCTTTTTTGTGCGGTAGGTGTAAAGGTTACTTTTCCAATGGTATTGATTACCGATGCGGTATAGGCTTGCGTTCCGCTTGCAAATGTGGGAGTAAGCGGAATATTTACTCCTGCTTCGGTTTGTACTGTCAACGAACTTAAGCAACTTCCAATACGGGTTACCGTGATCACATAATTCTGGGTAACGGAACCATCGGTTACATTCACGGTAATGGTATTGCTGCCAAAAGCCAACGCTATCGGGACTGCGCTACCGCTGGTCACCTGCACGTTGTTTACTTTGATCACCGCTGCGGGCGATAGTGCCGTGGGCGTTACGTTGATTGATGCCACATCGGGATTTACCGTAGCTGAGTAGTTAAGAGTTGCTGGATTAAATACCGGAGTTAACGTACCGGCGCTAATGACCAGATTGGTCAGTTGGGCGTTGTAAGCCTGATACAGTTCGAACTCCATTATGGATGTGGTTTGAGTGTTTATGCGCAAACCTTTACTAATGTAAACCCGGTAGTAGCGGTAGGCAACCGGTGCGAAAGTACGGTCGGTGATACTGTTCGAATTATTAGTTACCACATCAAGATCGGCCCAGTTTGCATTGTCGTTACTACCTTGCAGTTTATAATCAATATTGGCATAATTTGAATTGTTCCACCCGTTGTTTGGCGAGGTAATAATCGAAGGATGTTTCACTACCCAACGGTTCACAAGGTTTTGGGCTTGCGTGTCCACTATTAGTGTTGCCGG
The window above is part of the Lentimicrobiaceae bacterium genome. Proteins encoded here:
- a CDS encoding cadherin-like beta sandwich domain-containing protein; the protein is MGNIALNRPTTANHTILPYAASRAVDGNLSPSNRWLSDQIPATLIVDTQAQNLVNRWVVKHPSIITSPNNGWNNSNYANIDYKLQGSNDNANWADLDVVTNNSNSITDRTFAPVAYRYYRVYISKGLRINTQTTSIMEFELYQAYNAQLTNLVISAGTLTPVFNPATLNYSATVNPDVASINVTPTALSPAAVIKVNNVQVTSGSAVPIALAFGSNTITVNVTDGSVTQNYVITVTRIGSCLSSLTVQTEAGVNIPLTPTFASGTQAYTASVINTIGKVTFTPTAQKSTATITIKGETVQSGVVSKAFDIAVGSNAIPIVVTADGVSYTYTITITRASADANLLLDHVVFNYSGRGITPGSVTVTMIDTQTEYSVTVLTGSTAVTVSPTARDASVTIKVNNVQIPSGGTSGSIPLNSSGTTAVTIVTSSPGGSTSKTYTFTISKGTI